The Pseudodesulfovibrio sediminis genome includes the window AAAGTCGTCGGGACCCAGGTCTTTTCGCCTGATAAGGAACCTAAATCCAGCTATGAGATCACGAAAAGGGGCGAGTACTACGCCACGAGTTTCTGTAACCTGCATGATTTTTGGGTGACCAAGTTTACTGTTTAACCTGGTTGAAGGTCGTGAAAAGCCCACAGAGCAGGTTTCTTTGTGGGCTTTTTTTATACAAGGCGTGGCTAGGGCTTTTCATATAATCACTTCTTGTATCTTTTTTTGAGGCGGAATACAGGTCGTGAATGGTGGGATGCAAAAAAAGGAAGCCCGTAAAATCATTTTGATTCTACGGGCTTCCGTTTCATTCGTGGTAGCGAGGAGAGGAAAACGTACTCTCCGGGGTTTCGGAAGTTGTTTCGCATGGTGTTTTAGAGAACAATTTTAACAGGTTGTCGAGGTCGCTCTCTTCGACAACCTGTTTGCGTTTGTAGCCGTAACTTGGAGCAGTGGTCAAGGCTCCAAGACGAGATTTTGGAGAGGTTGGCAAGAAAAGTACAAAGTCGTATAGTACATGATATCAAAGGAGTTTCGACATTGTTTTGGAAATCTCTTGCCAACACCACTACCGAGAAATACTTGGACTTAAAAGAGCGTCTCTTCGACTTTGTGGCAGACCACCCGGTATTTTTCATTTCAGTCCCCATCTGGATATTTCTCTGGATGTTCATCATCGCACCTATGCCCACTGCGGCTGGATATATATGGCTTCCCGCTTATGCTCTCGCCTTGTTGTTGTCGTTGGTGTTTGTCTTAATGGGTGTCCTGAGGGCTGTTGCCGTCTTCGTATGGACAGGGGTGGTAGCTTTGCTCTTAATTATCGGCATTGCTACCCCGTTGAGCATAATTTTTGCGGTAACTGACAACTACTATATCGGAGTGGATGTAAACACGCCTTCGGGCCTCAAAAGTTGCACGAGCATGGTGCAATTAAAGGATTCAGGCCTCAAGGTGTGGGCTCTCAATCCTTATTCTCGCCAGCCAAAAGTCAAAGGCGAGGCCGTCTATTGCGATCTTGGGGATGGGAAGAATCTTGTGGCTCTTCTAAGTTTCCAAGGAGATCACTATGGATTGCACATGCTACATGATCTACCTTGGCGTGCGGCGGGCCATCGAGTGAATCATAAGGAAAAATACCAGCCGTTTATCAATGGACGCCATGATCTTATTGGTGATCTCACTCCCATTTTAGTGACATTTTCCGACACCAACGATCGTAATTCGATGACAGAAGTCTCCCCCGATTCAATGTCCACTGTTTACGGGGAGGGGTTTACCATAAGTCGAATTTGGGTCGAGATGACTGATGATCCATATCTGAGTAGTGGTATTAAAGAACATCTTCCGTGGGTGAAAGGCAGCTTTGGGGGGATGGACGCTTATCAACCCTTCAAGTCAATCGGAATTCATAATATCAGCCAGCCGTTTATTAGAGGTTCTCGCCAGCGATCAAGCCGGAGTAGTCTATCTAGAGTGTACCCTTGATGGACAGGTGGCCGGGTACATGAAATCAACATCCCCGGCGTGGAAATAGGGTTCCGAACAAATTGTTTGACACTGTGTTCGTCAAGGTCTAAGAGTCTTGATCAACACAAGGAGAACAAATGGAACCACATTTCGCATACATCCGAGTCAGCAGCACCGACCAAAACGAGAGCAGGCAGCTTGAAGGCGTCGAGGTCCAAAAGACCTTCATCGATAGATGCAGCGGCAAGGACACCGAACGACCAGAACTGCAACGGGCATTGGAGCATCTGCGTGAGGGCGACACTCTCCATGTCCATTCCATCGACAGGCTTGCACGGAACCTCCAAGACCTCCAATCCATCGTGGAAGGGCTGAACGAACGCGGCGTCACCGTCAAGTTCCACACCGAGAATCTGACCTTCACCGGAGACGAGAGTCCGATGCAGAAACTCATGTTCCAGATGATGGGCGCATTCGCGCAATTCGAACGCTCTCTGATCAAGGAACGGCAGCGCGAAGGCATCGAGGCTGCCAAGAAGAGAGGGGTCTACAAGGGGCGCAAACCAGCCCTCACTCCGGAGCAGGTCGAAGAGGTCAAGAATAGGGTCGTTCAGGGCGCGAATAAGGCGTCTTTGGCTCGTGAACTGGGCGTGAGTCGGCAAACGATCTACGCGGCCTTGAGAGCGAACTGAGGGCGACGAGAGAGGGTACTTGGCGACGCCTGTCATGTGGCGTAGAAGTTGTTTCCCCCTTGTCTAGGTAGATGTACTGTATATCGGCACATTGCCTATAGCCCCATGTATGAGACTCCAATGACACCAATGACATCCAGCACATCCGGTGGTTTCCGGCTTTCCCTCAGTAAGAGGATCATCGGTGGGGCAGACCTCACCAAGAAAAGCCTCAGGAAAAAGCCCTCGACATCCACGACACCGAAGAAGACAGCGACACCGAAAACAAAGACTCCGACCTTTTCCCGCAGGAGCCGGAATAATCTCATCAAGGCCGTTAACAGTCTCTCTGAACTGCCGCAGTACTTCGTGACCCTGAGCTACCCCGATGGCGTCAGCGATGATCCCAAGGCATGGAAAAGTGATCTGGACAATCTCAACAGACGTCTGAGACACCACTACCCGGAATCGTGGTGGATGTGGCGCATCGAACCACAGTCCAAGACAGGCAAGCCGCACTACCACATCGTCGGCTCAACCAACGTGACCATGGAGCGGATCGAGTTCTGGCGATGGCTTCACGACAAGTGGTGCAAGATCGTCGGACTCGACCCCAAGAAGGCCCAGTTCGCAACACGGGTGAATCGGGTGAAGGATGGTGAAGGCAGGCTCGAAAGATATTTCTGCAAGGTGGAGGGCAGCAGCTACGGCGCATACCGGCAAGGCTGGACCGACCTCACCAATCGATGGGGCAAAGTGAATGCGGTGAAAATCCCGTTCGAAGACCTCGATACCTACGAGGTCGGTCCGGTGACGCTGGAGAAGGTCAAGGAGTTGGTCCTCGGCAGCATCCAGACTCAGGTGGGCGAGTTGCAGGACAAACTCGACGGCATGGGCCAGTTCACCGCATACAAGGATCGCCACAAGATGGAGAGGGTTATCAGGAACAAGAAGCAGCACATGTACGACATCCGCTATACAGGAGACTTCTTCAGCATCCTCGATCCCGACCACATCAACCTGATCCGACAGACGCTACGAGATCGGCGCAAAGCTGGAACGATTCATCGGTAACATGGACGCCATCAGGTTTCGCAGGTATGGGAATAGCTGGCACAGGGATTCAACCGTCGTTCATGAGGAGTAACCATGGCATTGATAGTGGTCGCAGTCTTTTTCCACTTCATACTCATGCAGGTATTGTACGGGTACACCGAGCCGTATTTCTATAAGTTCGTTTCCGGTGAGGAGAAGGCAAGAACGCATGCGTCTAGACGGATCAACCTGCGGAGAGCATCGACAATAACAGATTTGGATTTCTTCATGACGTACATCCCGGTGCTGCATTTCTTCGCATGGATGAAATTCAACAGGTGGCTGTCGAATCAACTGTTCAACAGCGACTTGTACTCATTGAGGATGACTCTCTTTGGCCCTGTCTACTACCCCTATTTTGCCCTCAAGCTGTCGATGGAGAGCAGTAGAGGTTGAGTGTTGCTTGATCCCGATCCCGACTTATTCCGTGCTTTTTCCCGCACTGATTTTTTCGACGGTACCGTCAGTCTGAACGCTCCTCGGCGACAGCACGTTTGCACTGGAGATACCATAAAGTTGCCTCTTTTTTCCCACCCAACGTTTTTTCGCGATAAGCGCATGGCTCTAGACTTCCCGGCTGCAAGGAGAGGCAAAGTGAGGCCATTCTGACATCGTGGATGGCTACCCCTCCCTGTCAAAAGTAGGGCAAGAGTAGTGCGCTCAGAGGTGTTGGGAAAATTTTCGGAGGGGTGGTTTTTGGCGTAATCGGCTGAATCCTCAATGTAGGACTGAACAATCTTGAAATCCTGCATGTTGGTAGGCTGCATTTCAGGGTGTTAATTGCGCCCCCCGATAGGCTGAAAAGTACATATTGATGGGCTGAACCCGCTCAATATGTACTTTCCTCGTTCATCCGCAGTACTTGGACTTCTTGAGGTGCTCGAGTTCTACCGCGAATTCCAGTTTGCTGGCGATGTGTTGGTAGAGCTTCTTGGCAGCGTGTCTCTCGGCATAGTAGTCGTAGGTCATAGAATAACCACCTGAGGAATGGCCGTGAAATTCTTCGGCCATGCGATCATCGAATCCCATGTGTTTGCATATACTGGCAAGGGTTGAACGGAAGCTGTGGAACACCTTGCGGCGTTTCGGATTTTGTGGCTTGAGTCCCCATTTTCCCTTGCGTGCGGAGAACCAGTCGCTTGCCTTCTTCCCATATTTCAACTGCTCGGTGCCGTCAGGCTTCTTGATTGAGACTGGCGGCAGATCAGGAAACAGGCGTGCTTCGCCTTTTTGACGAAGCCGTTCCACATATTGGGGAAATCTCAAGTCTTCCGTCAGGAACGGCCACAGTGGGATGGGGCGGACACTGGATTCGGTCTTGGTGTCCTGTCCTTCGCCTTCGTCGGTGACCATGATGTACCAGACGCCCTCGTGACAGCGAACATCGTCGAGATTCAACTGGGCAAGCTCTTCGATCCGTGCGCCGGTGGCGAGGCCGAGAATGGGCATCCAGAACTGGTATGGCTTGGTCCAACTGTCGGCCACATACTGCTGGCAATGGAATATCGTGTGCAGGTCGTCAGGTGTGAATGGCTCCGTTGCCGCTCTCTTCTTCTTGGTGATCTTGAATTTGCGTCTGGTGACGTTGGGGACGACCTTGTAGCCCTGATCCTCGCACCAGTTGAAGAAGGTTCCGGTGTTGACCATATAGTTC containing:
- a CDS encoding recombinase family protein, coding for MEPHFAYIRVSSTDQNESRQLEGVEVQKTFIDRCSGKDTERPELQRALEHLREGDTLHVHSIDRLARNLQDLQSIVEGLNERGVTVKFHTENLTFTGDESPMQKLMFQMMGAFAQFERSLIKERQREGIEAAKKRGVYKGRKPALTPEQVEEVKNRVVQGANKASLARELGVSRQTIYAALRAN
- a CDS encoding rolling circle replication-associated protein — translated: MTPMTSSTSGGFRLSLSKRIIGGADLTKKSLRKKPSTSTTPKKTATPKTKTPTFSRRSRNNLIKAVNSLSELPQYFVTLSYPDGVSDDPKAWKSDLDNLNRRLRHHYPESWWMWRIEPQSKTGKPHYHIVGSTNVTMERIEFWRWLHDKWCKIVGLDPKKAQFATRVNRVKDGEGRLERYFCKVEGSSYGAYRQGWTDLTNRWGKVNAVKIPFEDLDTYEVGPVTLEKVKELVLGSIQTQVGELQDKLDGMGQFTAYKDRHKMERVIRNKKQHMYDIRYTGDFFSILDPDHINLIRQTLRDRRKAGTIHR
- a CDS encoding site-specific integrase, with protein sequence MSQVDHDAMRKYVAKLKELPRRNKKPYNHMTLEQILTHDVPEEDRVSGATIKNYMVNTGTFFNWCEDQGYKVVPNVTRRKFKITKKKRAATEPFTPDDLHTIFHCQQYVADSWTKPYQFWMPILGLATGARIEELAQLNLDDVRCHEGVWYIMVTDEGEGQDTKTESSVRPIPLWPFLTEDLRFPQYVERLRQKGEARLFPDLPPVSIKKPDGTEQLKYGKKASDWFSARKGKWGLKPQNPKRRKVFHSFRSTLASICKHMGFDDRMAEEFHGHSSGGYSMTYDYYAERHAAKKLYQHIASKLEFAVELEHLKKSKYCG